The Carnobacterium mobile DSM 4848 genome includes a window with the following:
- a CDS encoding putative polysaccharide biosynthesis protein encodes MSNDTINENKKIDEKSSRDKMVSGSAWMTGGSILSRLLGALYIIPWMAWMGTQDVATSANALYMVGYTPYALFLYIATAGVPSAIAKQVSYYNALGEYQVSRDIYKKGLQLMAVTGIVSAAVMYLIAPFIAANSPTASVSDGTQVIRSLSWALLIIPCMSVTRGFIQGHNTMAPSAISQFIEQLGRVIFMLAAVYIIRIVMNGEVVDAVSASTFGAFIGALFSILYLLYIIWRKKPELDFHVANSKNKIQVSTNDILKSIIKTAIPFTIIASGITLFQLIDQFTFAPIMNRVGEMTAKQIENNYAVAAGNANKLIMIVISLASSMAITSVPLIAELLAKDKMKDVRNQLSDSIQLFFFIMLPAAIGMAVVSKPLYTVFYGYSAFGTNILQLSSYMSIFLGLFVLLGSTLQAANQTKPALTAMVIGLVVKLVTQFPLLYLFHTYGMLVSNIVGFGVTIYLMLRTIYKMTHLDFNRLFRRILLMVLITSAMALIVFLIQKGMYQFIDSKDRMGSLINMGVSATVGGIFYLYATLKVRLADRLLGSRVAGLRRKLRIK; translated from the coding sequence ATGTCAAATGATACTATAAATGAAAATAAGAAAATTGACGAAAAAAGTTCAAGAGACAAAATGGTCAGCGGCTCTGCTTGGATGACAGGCGGCAGTATTTTATCTCGTCTTTTAGGTGCGTTATATATTATCCCTTGGATGGCTTGGATGGGGACACAAGATGTAGCGACTTCTGCAAACGCCTTATATATGGTAGGTTATACCCCTTATGCATTATTTTTATATATTGCAACAGCTGGCGTACCATCTGCTATCGCTAAACAAGTTTCTTATTACAATGCTTTAGGGGAATATCAAGTTAGTCGTGACATTTATAAAAAAGGACTACAGCTGATGGCGGTCACAGGAATTGTTTCAGCAGCGGTCATGTATTTGATTGCTCCATTTATTGCTGCTAATAGTCCAACTGCTTCAGTAAGTGATGGAACACAAGTTATTCGCTCCTTAAGTTGGGCGTTATTGATTATCCCTTGTATGAGTGTCACTCGTGGCTTTATTCAAGGTCACAATACAATGGCACCATCTGCTATTTCACAATTCATTGAACAGCTAGGCCGCGTTATTTTTATGTTGGCGGCAGTATACATTATCCGGATTGTCATGAATGGAGAAGTAGTTGATGCTGTATCTGCTTCTACTTTTGGAGCATTTATCGGAGCTTTGTTTAGTATTTTATATTTACTGTATATTATTTGGCGGAAAAAGCCCGAGTTGGATTTTCACGTGGCCAATAGTAAAAATAAAATACAAGTTTCGACTAATGATATTTTAAAATCCATTATTAAAACAGCGATCCCTTTCACTATTATCGCGTCAGGAATCACACTGTTTCAACTGATTGATCAATTTACATTTGCACCGATCATGAATAGGGTCGGTGAGATGACAGCGAAGCAAATTGAAAATAATTATGCCGTTGCTGCAGGAAATGCAAACAAACTCATTATGATTGTTATTTCTTTGGCCAGTTCAATGGCGATTACTTCTGTTCCTTTGATTGCAGAATTACTAGCTAAAGATAAAATGAAAGATGTAAGAAATCAGTTAAGCGACAGCATTCAATTGTTTTTCTTTATTATGTTGCCCGCTGCAATTGGAATGGCAGTAGTTTCAAAACCACTCTATACCGTTTTTTATGGTTATAGCGCCTTTGGGACAAATATTTTACAATTGTCTTCTTATATGAGTATCTTTTTAGGCTTGTTCGTCTTACTGGGGTCAACACTTCAAGCAGCCAATCAAACAAAACCAGCGCTAACTGCAATGGTAATTGGTTTAGTAGTTAAATTAGTTACACAATTTCCATTACTGTATCTTTTCCACACTTATGGGATGCTGGTCTCAAATATAGTTGGTTTTGGCGTAACAATTTATTTAATGCTGCGTACCATTTATAAAATGACGCACTTAGACTTCAATCGATTGTTCAGACGTATTTTATTAATGGTATTGATAACTTCCGCCATGGCGCTGATTGTTTTCCTTATACAAAAAGGAATGTATCAGTTTATTGACTCTAAAGACCGGATGGGATCATTGATCAATATGGGTGTTTCAGCAACAGTCGGCGGGATTTTTTATTTATATGCTACTTTAAAAGTACGACTAGCTGATCGTTTATTAGGCAGTCGAGTAGCAGGGTTAAGAAGAAAATTAAGAATCAAATAA
- the leuS gene encoding leucine--tRNA ligase translates to MSFNHKTIEKKWQDYWKTNKTFRTAEDSEKEKFYALDMFPYPSGQGLHVGHPEGYTATDILSRMKRAQDYNVLHPMGWDAFGLPAEQYALDTGNDPAEFTAHNIETFRRQINSLGFSYDWEREINTTDPDFFKWTQWIFTKLYEKGLAYEAEVAVNWCPALGTVLANEEVIDGKSERGGHPVFRKPMKQWMLKITAYAERLLEDLELVDWPESIKDMQRNWIGKSVGANVVFSVQDTNEEFTVFTTRPDTLFGATYCVLAPELDLVEKITTAKQKAEVKAYIEKVSLKSDLDRTDLSKEKTGVFTGAYAINPANGEKMPIWIADYVLASYGTGAIMAVPAHDQRDYEFAKTFDLAIVPVLEGGNIEKEAFQEDGPHINSDFLNGLDKEAAIVKMNEWLEEKSVGKQETTYRLRDWLFARQRYWGEPIPVIHWEDGTATTLPEEELPLLLPKTEQIKPSGTGESPLANITDWVNVVDPETGLKGRRDTNTMPQWAGSSWYFLRFIDPKNKKMLADPEKLKEWLPVDIYIGGAEHAVLHLLYARFWYKFLYDLGVVPNKEPFQKLFNQGMILGDNNEKMSKSKGNVVNPDDVVEKYGADTLRMYEMFMGPLDASIAWSENGLEGSRKFLDRVWRLIVDEEGKVRDRITTFNDGSLDVVYHQTVKKVTEDFEHLRFNTAISQMMVFVNEAYKAKALPVDYIKGFVQLLAPVAPHLGEELWAMLTGSDAGISYVAWPTYDEAFLVQDEIEVVFQVNGKLKAKAQAAKEISKDELETLAMNNEKIKDAIAGKTIRKVIVVPGKLVNIVAN, encoded by the coding sequence ATGAGTTTTAATCATAAAACGATTGAAAAAAAGTGGCAAGATTACTGGAAAACCAATAAAACATTCCGAACAGCAGAAGACTCGGAAAAAGAAAAATTTTATGCCTTAGATATGTTCCCTTATCCATCTGGTCAAGGATTACATGTAGGACACCCTGAAGGATATACCGCAACAGATATCCTTTCTCGGATGAAACGAGCACAAGATTACAATGTTTTGCACCCAATGGGGTGGGATGCTTTTGGACTGCCGGCTGAGCAATATGCGCTTGATACTGGTAATGATCCGGCAGAATTTACTGCACACAATATTGAAACGTTCCGACGGCAAATCAACTCTCTTGGTTTTAGTTATGACTGGGAACGAGAGATAAATACAACAGACCCTGATTTCTTTAAATGGACACAATGGATTTTCACAAAGTTATATGAAAAGGGGCTGGCTTATGAAGCAGAAGTAGCAGTAAACTGGTGCCCGGCATTAGGCACTGTTTTAGCTAATGAAGAAGTGATCGATGGAAAAAGTGAACGCGGTGGTCATCCTGTTTTCCGTAAACCGATGAAACAATGGATGTTGAAAATCACAGCTTATGCTGAACGTTTATTGGAAGATTTAGAATTAGTTGATTGGCCTGAAAGTATCAAAGATATGCAGCGCAATTGGATTGGAAAATCAGTTGGAGCAAATGTAGTGTTCAGTGTTCAAGATACGAATGAAGAATTTACTGTTTTTACTACTCGCCCTGATACTTTATTTGGAGCTACTTATTGTGTGTTGGCACCTGAATTAGATTTAGTAGAAAAAATCACAACAGCAAAACAAAAGGCAGAAGTTAAAGCTTATATTGAAAAAGTGAGTTTAAAAAGTGACTTAGATCGAACAGATTTAAGCAAAGAAAAAACGGGAGTATTTACAGGAGCTTATGCAATCAATCCCGCTAATGGGGAAAAAATGCCTATTTGGATCGCTGATTATGTTTTAGCTTCCTATGGTACAGGTGCGATTATGGCCGTTCCAGCTCATGATCAACGAGATTATGAATTTGCTAAAACATTTGATTTAGCTATTGTTCCAGTTTTAGAAGGCGGAAATATTGAAAAAGAAGCTTTCCAAGAAGACGGCCCGCATATTAATTCTGATTTCTTAAATGGATTGGACAAAGAAGCTGCGATTGTTAAGATGAATGAATGGCTAGAGGAAAAGAGTGTAGGAAAACAAGAGACTACGTATCGATTACGCGACTGGTTATTTGCGCGTCAACGATATTGGGGTGAGCCGATTCCCGTTATTCATTGGGAAGATGGAACTGCAACAACTTTGCCAGAAGAAGAACTGCCTTTATTGCTGCCTAAAACAGAACAAATAAAACCAAGTGGTACGGGCGAATCCCCTTTAGCTAATATTACAGATTGGGTCAATGTAGTAGACCCTGAAACAGGTTTGAAAGGACGTCGTGACACAAATACAATGCCACAATGGGCTGGAAGCTCTTGGTATTTCTTGCGTTTTATTGATCCGAAAAATAAAAAAATGTTGGCTGATCCTGAAAAATTAAAAGAATGGTTGCCAGTAGATATTTATATAGGCGGAGCAGAACATGCGGTATTGCACTTGTTGTATGCGCGTTTCTGGTATAAATTCTTATATGATCTTGGTGTTGTTCCGAATAAAGAACCATTCCAAAAATTATTTAATCAAGGAATGATTCTAGGAGACAATAACGAAAAAATGTCTAAATCAAAAGGAAATGTGGTAAACCCTGATGATGTGGTAGAAAAATATGGAGCAGATACTTTGCGTATGTATGAAATGTTTATGGGACCTTTAGATGCATCCATTGCTTGGAGCGAAAATGGACTAGAAGGCAGCCGCAAATTCTTAGACCGTGTTTGGCGTTTGATCGTAGATGAAGAAGGGAAAGTTCGCGATCGCATAACGACTTTTAATGATGGAAGCTTAGATGTGGTTTACCATCAAACAGTTAAAAAAGTTACTGAAGATTTTGAACACCTTCGCTTTAATACAGCTATTTCTCAAATGATGGTATTTGTAAATGAAGCGTATAAAGCTAAAGCTTTGCCAGTTGATTACATCAAAGGCTTTGTCCAATTATTAGCACCCGTAGCTCCTCATTTAGGTGAAGAATTGTGGGCGATGTTAACAGGAAGCGATGCGGGAATTTCTTATGTAGCTTGGCCAACATATGATGAAGCTTTCTTAGTTCAAGATGAAATTGAAGTTGTTTTCCAAGTAAACGGGAAGTTGAAAGCTAAAGCTCAAGCAGCAAAAGAAATCAGTAAAGATGAGTTAGAAACTTTAGCCATGAATAATGAAAAAATAAAAGACGCTATTGCCGGAAAAACGATTCGAAAAGTGATCGTAGTACCTGGGAAATTAGTTAATATTGTTGCAAACTAA
- a CDS encoding LysM peptidoglycan-binding domain-containing protein: MEKTRKERIVATGSKKLFGQMNQSSAVYKRGTAVLSTTLLVSLLAFPSFSASASANDLAKTSNKTLEDQLENKPEVAAEGTETAVETAASSANPKENSKEVLSEESVIEKDQKVTELKKLLTAEAFESLDFEKLSSEEIDELITEALSSSQEDVKDTEQLTEEGTIASEESLAETSHAENNEILLDSQVEENKTADTYQLTAEKDVISEEESTQETEEVKEPEQMKTDAMVNETAKETVVADSTNKTTETEKVTIEADEINEDVAEESSSVDKTAELTEAAQEKAAQDKAAQEKAAQDKAAQEKAAQEKAAQEKAAQEKAAQEKAAKEKTAKEKAAKEKAEKEKAEKEKAAKDKAAKEKAAKEKAAQEKAAKEKAAKEKAAKAMENSKTYVIKSGDTLNKIAKANGVSVADLKSWNKLSSDLIHAGQVLSVNKAAAETVKAATAATTALNTNKAIQTMSNAEFVEFIGAYAAKVAPKNDLYASIMIAQAALESGWGSSKLSASPNHNLFGIKGSYNGQSVTMYTSEYSASGGWIYIPQNFKKYPSHAESLQDNANLLKNGTNWDNGYYSGAWMSNTNNYSEATAWLQGRYATDPSYASKLNAIIKNYDLTRFDRGYTGGNVTAPSVPANPNPAPTVPENSNTVTSSYTVKSGDTLWGIANSKGVSVANLKSWNNLKSDTIYVGQSLKIQGGTVTPPTTNTGSGSTSSNSGNTTTSSYTVKSGDSLWGIANSKGVSVANLKSWNNLKSDTIYVGQNLKIQGGIVTPPTTNTGNGSTSSNSTNTTTSSYTVKSGDTLWGIADSKGVSVANLKSWNNLQTDTIYVGQSLKIQGGTVTPPTSNTGSGSTSSNSGNTTTSSYTVKSGDSLWGIANSKGVSVANLKSWNNLKSDTIYVGQNLKIQGGTNSANNSSTSSNTVSSNTTTSSYTVKSGDTLWGIADSKGVSVTNLKSWNNLTTDTIYVGQSLKIQGGTVTSPTTNTGSGSTSSNSTNTTISSYTVKSGDSLWGIANSKGVSVANLKTWNNLKSDAIYVGQALAIKGSSSTSTKETVASPDTTASNLSVGYTVKSGDTLSAISLKYGVTVSDLKSWNKLNNDTIYVGQSLNVKVGKQTNTPVTPVSTVNEKVNTTNQASYIVKSGDTLWDIANRLTVSVADLKEWNYLKTDVIFIDQVLLTKK, from the coding sequence TTGGAAAAAACTAGAAAAGAAAGAATCGTCGCTACAGGTAGTAAGAAGTTGTTTGGACAAATGAATCAGTCAAGTGCTGTGTATAAAAGAGGGACAGCAGTGTTAAGTACAACTTTATTAGTTAGCTTATTGGCCTTTCCTTCTTTTTCAGCATCTGCTAGTGCTAATGATTTAGCTAAAACAAGTAATAAAACTTTAGAAGACCAGTTAGAAAATAAACCAGAAGTTGCTGCAGAAGGTACAGAAACTGCTGTCGAAACAGCTGCTTCATCAGCAAATCCAAAAGAGAACAGTAAAGAAGTTCTGTCGGAAGAATCGGTCATTGAAAAAGACCAAAAAGTAACAGAATTAAAAAAATTATTGACAGCTGAAGCTTTTGAAAGTTTGGACTTTGAAAAACTAAGCAGTGAAGAAATTGATGAGTTAATTACAGAAGCATTAAGTTCTTCACAAGAAGATGTGAAAGATACTGAACAGCTGACAGAAGAAGGAACAATTGCTTCTGAGGAATCACTTGCAGAAACTTCTCATGCTGAAAACAACGAAATTCTGTTAGATTCACAAGTAGAAGAAAATAAAACAGCAGATACATATCAATTAACTGCAGAAAAAGATGTCATATCTGAAGAAGAAAGTACACAAGAAACAGAAGAAGTGAAAGAACCAGAACAAATGAAAACTGATGCTATGGTGAACGAAACAGCAAAAGAAACAGTTGTAGCAGATTCAACAAATAAAACGACTGAAACAGAAAAAGTGACAATTGAAGCAGATGAAATAAATGAAGATGTTGCTGAAGAAAGTAGCTCAGTTGATAAAACTGCAGAACTGACAGAGGCAGCTCAAGAAAAAGCAGCACAAGACAAAGCGGCTCAAGAAAAAGCAGCACAAGACAAAGCAGCACAAGAAAAAGCAGCTCAAGAAAAAGCAGCACAAGAAAAAGCAGCTCAAGAAAAAGCAGCACAAGAAAAAGCAGCAAAAGAAAAAACAGCAAAAGAAAAAGCAGCAAAAGAAAAAGCAGAAAAAGAAAAAGCAGAAAAAGAAAAAGCGGCAAAAGACAAAGCAGCAAAAGAAAAAGCAGCTAAAGAAAAGGCAGCTCAAGAAAAAGCGGCAAAAGAAAAAGCAGCAAAAGAAAAAGCAGCTAAAGCCATGGAGAACTCAAAAACATACGTCATTAAATCTGGTGATACATTAAATAAAATTGCTAAAGCAAATGGAGTTTCTGTAGCTGATTTAAAGAGCTGGAATAAATTATCTTCTGATTTGATTCATGCAGGACAAGTATTGTCCGTAAATAAAGCTGCAGCTGAAACTGTAAAAGCAGCAACAGCAGCAACAACAGCTTTAAATACGAATAAGGCAATTCAAACCATGTCGAATGCTGAATTTGTGGAATTTATTGGAGCGTATGCAGCTAAAGTTGCACCTAAAAATGATTTATATGCTTCAATTATGATTGCGCAAGCAGCTTTGGAAAGTGGCTGGGGTTCTAGTAAATTGTCTGCTTCTCCAAACCATAATTTATTTGGAATCAAAGGCAGTTATAATGGACAATCTGTAACAATGTATACTTCAGAATACAGTGCAAGTGGCGGCTGGATCTATATCCCGCAGAACTTTAAAAAATACCCATCTCATGCAGAGTCTTTACAAGATAATGCAAACTTATTGAAAAATGGAACGAATTGGGACAATGGCTATTATTCAGGTGCATGGATGAGTAATACTAATAATTATTCAGAAGCAACGGCTTGGCTTCAAGGTCGTTATGCTACCGATCCTTCTTACGCTTCTAAACTAAATGCAATTATTAAAAATTATGATTTAACAAGATTTGATAGAGGCTACACTGGTGGAAATGTAACGGCTCCTTCAGTACCTGCTAATCCAAATCCTGCTCCAACGGTTCCTGAAAATTCCAATACAGTGACTTCTTCCTATACAGTGAAGAGTGGCGACACGTTATGGGGAATCGCAAACAGTAAAGGCGTTTCAGTTGCGAATTTGAAATCATGGAACAACTTGAAATCCGATACGATTTACGTTGGCCAAAGCTTGAAGATTCAAGGCGGTACAGTAACACCACCAACTACGAATACAGGAAGCGGATCTACTAGTTCTAATTCTGGCAACACAACGACTTCTTCTTATACAGTAAAAAGCGGAGATTCTTTATGGGGAATCGCAAACAGTAAAGGCGTTTCAGTTGCGAATTTGAAATCATGGAACAACTTGAAATCCGATACGATTTACGTTGGCCAAAACTTGAAGATTCAAGGCGGAATAGTAACACCACCAACTACAAATACAGGAAACGGATCTACTAGTTCCAATTCCACTAATACAACAACTTCTTCTTATACGGTGAAGAGCGGCGATACGTTATGGGGAATCGCAGACAGCAAAGGCGTTTCAGTTGCGAATTTGAAATCATGGAATAACTTGCAAACCGATACGATTTATGTTGGTCAAAGCTTGAAGATTCAAGGCGGTACAGTAACACCACCAACTTCAAATACAGGAAGCGGATCTACTAGTTCTAATTCTGGCAACACAACGACTTCTTCTTATACAGTAAAAAGCGGAGATTCTTTATGGGGAATCGCAAACAGTAAAGGCGTTTCAGTTGCGAATTTGAAATCATGGAACAACTTGAAATCCGATACGATTTATGTTGGTCAAAACTTGAAAATTCAAGGTGGTACTAATTCAGCTAATAATAGCTCAACGTCAAGTAATACGGTATCTTCTAACACAACAACTTCTTCCTATACAGTGAAGAGCGGCGATACGTTGTGGGGAATCGCAGACAGCAAAGGCGTTTCAGTTACGAATTTGAAATCATGGAACAACTTAACAACTGATACGATTTATGTCGGCCAAAGCTTGAAGATTCAAGGCGGGACAGTAACATCACCAACTACGAATACAGGAAGCGGATCTACTAGTTCTAATTCCACTAATACAACGATTTCTTCTTATACAGTAAAAAGCGGAGATTCTTTATGGGGAATTGCGAATAGCAAAGGCGTTTCAGTAGCCAACTTGAAAACTTGGAACAATTTAAAATCTGATGCCATTTATGTTGGTCAAGCATTAGCAATTAAAGGCAGTTCTTCTACAAGTACAAAAGAAACCGTCGCTAGTCCAGATACAACTGCTTCAAATCTTTCCGTTGGTTATACTGTCAAAAGCGGCGATACGTTATCTGCTATTAGTTTAAAATATGGCGTTACGGTATCAGATTTGAAATCCTGGAATAAATTAAACAATGATACGATTTATGTTGGTCAATCTTTAAATGTAAAAGTTGGAAAACAAACCAATACTCCGGTTACTCCAGTTTCAACTGTTAATGAAAAAGTAAATACAACTAACCAAGCTAGCTATATTGTAAAAAGCGGCGATACGCTGTGGGATATTGCTAATCGTTTAACTGTTTCAGTAGCAGATTTAAAAGAATGGAATTACCTAAAAACAGACGTCATTTTTATAGATCAAGTTCTTTTGACTAAAAAGTAA
- a CDS encoding DUF1700 domain-containing protein has product MNQEHFLIELKLNLVDLPQQEVLKILSHYQEKFRLGLDAGKSEEQIAKELGHPSRLAATILTDRGLPPHLKEDHYSQGDWVEFETQHKTPKQKKDYPKNNFSPFIYFVRAVFIIGVNLVILSIPFVSLLFLLFGAWISGIVLIFAPVVGILGLINVVSAATLFQLFISILLCGLGLFVTVICYFLTSFSLKLFRRYFSWSIRMISGGSQA; this is encoded by the coding sequence ATGAATCAAGAACACTTTTTAATTGAGTTAAAATTAAATTTGGTTGATTTACCACAGCAAGAAGTACTAAAGATTTTATCCCATTATCAAGAAAAATTTAGACTTGGTTTAGACGCTGGAAAGTCTGAAGAGCAAATTGCAAAAGAACTAGGCCATCCCAGCCGATTAGCCGCTACCATCTTAACTGATCGAGGCCTGCCGCCTCATCTAAAAGAAGACCATTATAGCCAAGGCGACTGGGTTGAATTCGAAACCCAACACAAAACTCCAAAGCAAAAAAAGGATTATCCCAAAAACAATTTTTCTCCATTCATTTATTTTGTCAGAGCGGTGTTCATTATTGGAGTCAATCTAGTTATTTTGTCTATTCCCTTTGTCTCTCTTCTATTTTTACTTTTTGGGGCATGGATCTCTGGAATCGTATTGATTTTTGCACCCGTAGTCGGTATTCTCGGACTAATTAATGTTGTATCAGCTGCTACATTATTTCAATTATTCATCTCTATTTTATTGTGCGGACTTGGCTTATTTGTCACTGTTATTTGCTATTTTCTCACTTCCTTTTCACTTAAGCTGTTCAGACGCTATTTTTCATGGTCAATTCGGATGATTTCAGGAGGTTCTCAAGCATGA
- a CDS encoding DUF4097 family beta strand repeat-containing protein has protein sequence MKKKMRALIILSFLFIIVGSIGAVLTYAKAYDSIYVTQQETISVNGIKKINLTGSSATIQVAKTHSKELSVKIEGLDTNATAYQLSSSKKGDQLNLAIKEHKQRSNTVLDFLQFENVRITLEVPESIDLLALDTTAGTISVDHLALSDLMITTDSGDVSVAESQLANLSIQTSAGTTYLNQSTIQKVAVDSDSGSTYFNEVIAKETAVTTDSGQIDFSQVTGSLSAQADTGTISLANHTLNQETAFTTHFGTISVTAEQLPSDVLITTSTNLGSVSLFDKSVPTAQFGAGSHSMQLKTDTGDISVLTEQEEEFENN, from the coding sequence ATGAAGAAAAAAATGAGAGCACTTATTATTTTAAGTTTTCTTTTTATTATCGTTGGAAGTATTGGGGCAGTTCTTACATACGCAAAAGCCTATGACTCAATCTACGTCACTCAGCAAGAAACAATTTCCGTTAACGGTATTAAAAAAATCAACCTTACAGGCTCTTCAGCCACTATACAAGTCGCTAAAACTCATTCAAAAGAGCTATCTGTTAAAATTGAAGGACTGGATACCAACGCAACAGCTTATCAATTGAGTTCTTCTAAGAAGGGGGATCAGTTAAACTTAGCTATTAAAGAACATAAGCAACGTTCGAATACAGTTTTAGATTTTTTGCAGTTTGAAAATGTTCGCATTACACTTGAAGTACCTGAGTCCATCGATTTGTTGGCTCTTGATACCACTGCCGGCACAATTTCAGTCGACCATTTAGCTTTATCAGATTTAATGATCACTACAGATAGCGGAGATGTGTCTGTAGCAGAAAGCCAATTAGCGAATTTATCTATACAAACTTCTGCGGGGACAACGTATTTGAATCAATCCACTATTCAAAAGGTAGCAGTTGATTCAGATTCAGGATCTACCTATTTTAATGAAGTGATTGCTAAAGAAACAGCCGTTACAACTGATTCAGGACAAATTGATTTTTCTCAAGTAACTGGAAGCTTATCTGCACAAGCAGATACAGGCACGATTTCTTTAGCCAACCATACGCTTAACCAAGAAACAGCATTTACAACGCATTTTGGAACGATCTCTGTTACCGCAGAACAGCTTCCTTCTGATGTATTAATAACTACTTCCACCAACTTAGGCAGTGTTTCGCTTTTCGATAAGTCTGTGCCCACTGCTCAATTTGGAGCAGGCAGCCACTCCATGCAATTAAAAACAGATACAGGCGATATTTCTGTGTTAACAGAGCAAGAAGAAGAGTTTGAAAACAATTAA
- a CDS encoding phosphatase PAP2 family protein, whose protein sequence is MHTKKFVSQAPYFTSFLLFFLFSMVAFGLYVQADWIHSFDQFISQPILDQRAENKTTFFIAFTHLGSVTAIVLSIVFFSSFLFWRTKQLGIAFWFALQALLGAGLLNHYVKEIFQRQRPTIKHLVVQGGYSFPSGHSMGSLICYGGIAFLLIQLTRRSIWKRCILFFTAVLVFLIGISRIYVGVHFPSDVLGGYLLGGAWLFLMIALYPRWLHWFNKRTSPHSE, encoded by the coding sequence ATGCATACAAAAAAATTCGTTTCACAAGCACCTTATTTTACAAGCTTTTTATTGTTTTTTTTATTCAGTATGGTTGCTTTTGGGCTCTATGTTCAAGCAGATTGGATACACTCTTTTGATCAATTTATTAGTCAGCCTATTTTAGACCAACGAGCTGAAAATAAAACAACTTTTTTTATCGCCTTTACGCACTTGGGCAGTGTGACAGCCATAGTTTTATCGATTGTTTTTTTCAGCTCTTTTTTATTCTGGCGAACGAAACAGTTAGGTATAGCTTTTTGGTTTGCATTACAAGCTCTTTTAGGAGCAGGTTTGCTAAATCACTATGTTAAAGAAATTTTCCAGAGGCAGCGCCCAACAATTAAACACTTAGTTGTGCAAGGCGGCTATAGTTTTCCCAGCGGCCACTCCATGGGATCATTGATTTGCTACGGCGGAATTGCTTTTCTGCTCATTCAGCTCACTAGACGTTCCATCTGGAAAAGATGCATTTTATTTTTTACAGCTGTACTTGTCTTCTTAATCGGTATCAGTCGAATATACGTGGGCGTCCATTTCCCTTCTGATGTTTTAGGCGGATACTTATTAGGTGGAGCTTGGTTATTCTTAATGATTGCACTTTACCCAAGGTGGCTGCACTGGTTTAATAAGCGAACTTCTCCGCATAGTGAATAA
- a CDS encoding class I SAM-dependent methyltransferase, whose translation MIENAMRYSHILLKNTVIPGDTVIDATVGNGGDTILLATLVGKTGKVYGFDIQPQALQTTKEKLLLTGLGEQVDLYLQGHETLKSVVPAKTEIAAAIFNLGYLPKSDKKIITKGETTIQAIHAILPMLRKGGLVLLVIYSGHQGGQTEKEAVLAFTEQLPQQFFNVLYYGFINQRNDPPFLLIIEKK comes from the coding sequence ATGATTGAAAATGCTATGCGTTACAGTCATATATTATTAAAAAATACTGTTATACCGGGAGATACGGTTATTGATGCTACCGTCGGAAATGGCGGAGATACCATTTTGTTAGCCACTTTAGTAGGAAAGACCGGTAAAGTTTATGGTTTCGATATCCAACCACAGGCTCTGCAAACCACCAAAGAAAAGCTTCTTTTAACAGGGTTAGGCGAACAAGTTGATCTTTATTTGCAAGGTCATGAGACTTTAAAAAGCGTAGTCCCTGCAAAAACAGAAATCGCTGCGGCGATTTTTAATTTAGGTTACTTGCCAAAAAGCGATAAGAAAATCATTACAAAAGGAGAAACAACGATTCAAGCAATCCATGCCATCCTGCCTATGCTGCGAAAAGGCGGTTTGGTTCTATTGGTGATTTATTCTGGGCATCAAGGAGGCCAGACAGAAAAAGAAGCTGTTTTAGCATTTACTGAACAATTGCCCCAACAATTTTTTAACGTCTTGTATTATGGATTTATCAATCAACGCAACGATCCGCCCTTTTTACTCATAATTGAAAAAAAGTAA